The sequence AAAGCCTTAGCAAGTTCTGTTTTACCAACACCTGTCGGTCCCAAAAACATGAAAGAGCCAATGGGACGTTTGCCTACCCGAATTCCAGATTGATTGCGGCGAATAGCACGACTAATGCTGGATACCGCATCATCTTGACCAATCACACGCTTATGCAATTCTCTTTCAAGATTAAGATATTTTTTACTATCAGCCTGTGTGAGTTTGCTGACAGGAATGCCTGAAAGTCTGCTGAGAGTTGCTAGGATATCTTCTTCTTTGACTTCAACTCGTTTCTTAAGCAGAGGCTTCTTCTCCTTTTTCAACAAACGCTTAGCTAATTGGTAATCGTTATTGATAAGAGCATGATCTAAATCTGTCAAATAAGCTGGTGCCTGTTTTTTCACTAAGCCTTGAACAGTTGCACTGGCTTCATCTAAAAGATCGATAGCCGAATCAGGTAAATTCTTACCACTTAAATAACGATGTGCTCCTTTGACTGCCGCCATTACGGCTGCATCAGAAATAATAACATGATGATAAGTTTCATAACTTTTCTTTAAACCAAGCAAGATCTGATAAGCTTCTTCTTCACTTGGCTCTTCAATAGTTACCTTAGCAAAACGACGAGAAAGAGCGGCATCTTTTTCAATATGCTTTTGATACTCCTCTTGAGTAGTCGCTCCAATCGTTCTAAGACTGCCGCGCGCTAAAGCTGGTTTAAGAATATTAGCAGCATCCAACGTACTGTCAATACCACTGCCTGAACCCATAATGGTATGCAGTTCATCAATGAAGAGAACAATGTGACCATCAGCTTCAATGTCTGCAATAATTTGATTCATTCGTTCCTCAAAATCACCACGAAAACGAGTCCCTGCAACAACACTCATCATGTCGAGCTCTAGCACTTTCATATCTGCCAATTCAAAAGGAACAGCACTATCCACAATGCGTTGAGCAAGGCCGTAAGCCAAAGCAGTCTTTCCAACACCAGCATCACCAACTAAAACAGGGTTATTTTTTGTCTTACGGCTTAAAATTTGAACTATCCGTGAGATTTCTTGTTCACGACCAATAACAGGTTCTAAACGACCTTGTCTTGCCAACTCCGTCAAATCCCTTGTAAAATCAGCTAGTTCACCTGTAACGCTAGGTGGCTTCATTAAATCAGAAAAGCTGCTGCTATTTTTGACCTTTTTAGGTTTACGCATTTCAAAGATGGCCTTAATGTCCTCTTTGGAAAAGCCAGCATAACGTTCAATCACTTTTCGCAGACCCAAAAGACGGATGGACTCTCCATCATCTTTGGCCTGAAAACCAACTAGCTCTAAGATACGAGTTGCTAAAAGATTAGGATTAAGTAACATGGCAAATAAAACATGTTCTGTTCCAACTTCTTTAGCATGTGTCACCTGACTAATAGCAGCGGCTTCAGCCAAAGTTCGTTGTAAAGCATGCGATTGTTCTAAAAGATTAATATCATGACTTGGGGTCTTGGGTCTTTTACCAATAGCCAAAATAGCAGCAGCCTGATAATCTTTAAAACGAACATCTGCTTCAAACTCT comes from Streptococcus troglodytae and encodes:
- a CDS encoding ATP-dependent Clp protease ATP-binding subunit — its product is MIDYSLKMQEVFRLAQFEAARFESSYLESWHVLLAMVEIDSSVAGLSFAEFEADVRFKDYQAAAILAIGKRPKTPSHDINLLEQSHALQRTLAEAAAISQVTHAKEVGTEHVLFAMLLNPNLLATRILELVGFQAKDDGESIRLLGLRKVIERYAGFSKEDIKAIFEMRKPKKVKNSSSFSDLMKPPSVTGELADFTRDLTELARQGRLEPVIGREQEISRIVQILSRKTKNNPVLVGDAGVGKTALAYGLAQRIVDSAVPFELADMKVLELDMMSVVAGTRFRGDFEERMNQIIADIEADGHIVLFIDELHTIMGSGSGIDSTLDAANILKPALARGSLRTIGATTQEEYQKHIEKDAALSRRFAKVTIEEPSEEEAYQILLGLKKSYETYHHVIISDAAVMAAVKGAHRYLSGKNLPDSAIDLLDEASATVQGLVKKQAPAYLTDLDHALINNDYQLAKRLLKKEKKPLLKKRVEVKEEDILATLSRLSGIPVSKLTQADSKKYLNLERELHKRVIGQDDAVSSISRAIRRNQSGIRVGKRPIGSFMFLGPTGVGKTELAKALAEVLFDDESALIRFDMSEYMEKFAASRLNGAPPGYVGYEEGGELTEKVRNKPYSVLLFDEVEKAHPDIFNILLQVLDDGVLTDSRGRNVDFSNTIIIMTSNLGATALRDDKTVGFGAKSFSQDYKAMESRILEELKKTYRPEFINRIDEKVVFHNLGQEDIRHIVKIMVAPLIAHLAEQGITLKFQPSALKHLALAGYDAEMGARPLRRTLQTEVEDKLAELILSGKLASGQTLKIGIQKEN